The nucleotide window TCCAAGGTCACAGTCGATTACTCCTCGCCTCGGGGCGCTTGAGCGGCCAGGCGCGCGGCACCGGCAGCGGGCACGTCGCGCGCCGGGCGAACTTCGGCGGCGGCGACGCTGGGGCCATATTGCTTGAAGAGCGCCGCTTGGGCCGGCGCGCTGGTCTTGTGCAAGTCGGCGGCCATCGGCGTCAGGAAGTGCTGCGGCGCCAGACCGATCCAGAACATCAATGCCACCAACGGCGCCAGGGCCAGCACCTCGCGCAGCCCCAAGTCGCGCGGACCCGGGGGCAGCGGGGCTTCGTGATGGTGACCGTGATCATCGTGGCTATGCGCTTCGTGCGCGTGGGCCGCGTGGTGACCGTCGCCATGATGGGCCGGCTCTTTCAGCGGGCCAAAGAAGACGCGTTGCACCAGCCAGAGCATGTACCAGGCCCCTAGGATCACGCCAAACACCGCCAACACGGCGATCAGCGTCCACTGGCACTGCCAGATGGCCGGTGCGTCGGCGTAGCCGCGCTGGAACATGCCGGCCAGGATCAGGAACTCGCCGGCAAAGCCGTTCAGGCCCGGCAGACCGATGCTCGAGAACGTGAACAGCAACATGAAGAAAGCCAGAATCGGCGTCCGCCGCGCCAACCCACTTAGCTCGGCGATTTGCCGTGTGTGATACCGTTCGTAGGTCATACCGACCACGGCGAACAAGCCGCCGGTTGACAAGCCGTGGTTAATCATTTGCAGCACGCCCCCCTGCACGCTCAGGGCGTTGAGGGCGAAGATGCCCAGCATGCAATAGCCCAGGTGGCTGACGCTGCTATAGGCGATCAGCCGTTTGATGTCCGTCTGGGCCAGCGCGACGAGCGCGCCATAAATGATGCCAGCCGCCGATAGCCACAGCACCCACGGCATCCAGGCCACGGTTGCCTCGGGCAATAGCGGCAGGTTGAACCGCAGGAAGCCGTAGGTGCCGATCTTCAGCAAAATGCCGGCCAGAATCACGCTCCCCGCCGTGGGAGCTTGCACGTGGGCCAAGGGCAACCAGGTGTGCAGCGGGAACAATGGCACCTTGATGGCAAAGCCGGCGAACAGCGCCCCGAAGATCCAGCATTGCAGCGCCGGGTCGATCGGATGCTTGGCCAAGTTCTGGGTCAGCCCAGGTAGATAGAACGACATCACGCCCGAGCCGCTATGCGCGTAATCCCACAGGACAATGCTCAGCAGTCCGAGGAACGTCAGCAAGCTGCCGGCCAGGGTGAACAGAAAAAACTTCACCGCGGCGTAGCGGCGATCTTCGCTTCCCCAAATCCCGATCAGGAAGAAGAGCGGAATCAGCGTGAACTCGAAGAAGATATAGAACAAGATCACGTCGCGCGCGGCAAACACGCCGAGCATGCCCGTCTCGAGCAACAACAGCAGGGCGTAGAACGCCGGGGCGCGATCTTCGATGGCTTCCCAACTGACCAGGATGGCTGTCACGCTCAACAGCGCCGACAAGCCGAACATCCACAAGCTAAGCCCGTCGAGTCCCAGGGCGAAGCGGATGTCAACGATATTGGAAGCGCTGAACCAGGGCACGTCGATCAACGGGCGCTCCTCGGGCAAGATCACGGCCGCGGCAAAAGCCAACGTGACCAGCGACGTGATCAGCGCGATCCGTCGGGCGTTGGCGCGGCCGGCTTCGGCCGTGAGCCAAATGGCCAGCACGCCCAGCAGCGGCAAAAACGTCGTGACAAGCAACAGGTTCATCGGCTATCGACTTTCCAATTCGGTCAACAGGACGGGCGTCGTCGGCGCGGGGGTGTGCCGGCCGGTTTTGGCCGGCGCGGGCTCGGCGCCGGAGGGCTGCCAAAGCAACATCGTTCCCATCAGGATCAACAGGCCCAGCATCATGGCCAGGGCGTAAAATTGGGCCAGGCCCCCCTGCAACGTACGCAGGCCGGCGCCGATGATCGGCGGAATGCGCCCGACCAGGTTCACCAGGCCGTCGATGACCCAGCGGTCGAGCCAGTAGCTGATCCAGGCCAACACGCGCAGCGGGAAGACCACCAAGGCGTCGTAAATCTGATCAAGGAAAAACTTGTTGTATGACAGCCAGTACAAGCGGAAGCCCCGCGCCGATTGCAGCAAGTCGGCCAGCCGAGTCACCTCGCGACGATCGCCCAAATACAAATACGCGGCCAGTGCGATGCCGGCCAGGGCCAGCACCGTGCTGATGGCGGCAACGTCCATGTGGAACTCGTGGGACAGGCCTTCGCCAAAAACCTTCGAGTAAGCCAGCGACGGCGTGCGCACTAGGAAGTTGGCAAAGCCATGCGTGAACTCGAAATACGCGCCAACCACCAGCGAGCAGACCGCCAAAATCATCAACGGAATCGTCATCGAGCGCGGCGATTCGTGGGCGTGGCTGCCGGCCTCGAGGGGAACTTTCACTGGGCCGTAGAAGGTCATGAACAAGGCGCGAAACGTGTAGAACGCGGTCATGAA belongs to Planctomycetota bacterium and includes:
- a CDS encoding NADH-quinone oxidoreductase subunit M → MNLLLVTTFLPLLGVLAIWLTAEAGRANARRIALITSLVTLAFAAAVILPEERPLIDVPWFSASNIVDIRFALGLDGLSLWMFGLSALLSVTAILVSWEAIEDRAPAFYALLLLLETGMLGVFAARDVILFYIFFEFTLIPLFFLIGIWGSEDRRYAAVKFFLFTLAGSLLTFLGLLSIVLWDYAHSGSGVMSFYLPGLTQNLAKHPIDPALQCWIFGALFAGFAIKVPLFPLHTWLPLAHVQAPTAGSVILAGILLKIGTYGFLRFNLPLLPEATVAWMPWVLWLSAAGIIYGALVALAQTDIKRLIAYSSVSHLGYCMLGIFALNALSVQGGVLQMINHGLSTGGLFAVVGMTYERYHTRQIAELSGLARRTPILAFFMLLFTFSSIGLPGLNGFAGEFLILAGMFQRGYADAPAIWQCQWTLIAVLAVFGVILGAWYMLWLVQRVFFGPLKEPAHHGDGHHAAHAHEAHSHDDHGHHHEAPLPPGPRDLGLREVLALAPLVALMFWIGLAPQHFLTPMAADLHKTSAPAQAALFKQYGPSVAAAEVRPARDVPAAGAARLAAQAPRGEE